Below is a window of Candidatus Thorarchaeota archaeon DNA.
CTACTTTTTCAGGACTGGGTATTCTCACCAGCTCGAGCATCCTAATTGCTTCTCTCTTTGCAGCTTTCTTAGCATCCTTTTCATCTGGTTTTGGAGGATCGTCTAACTGGGATTCATAATGTTTGATTTTCTGTTCAATGTCATACCGCCTCTCATCCGAGATGTCGCCTTCGAGAGCCTCCTCCAAGTTCTCTATTTTCATTTCCAGAACATCGCGTGAGAGGTCTTGATGTAACTTGACTACTTCTGCTATTTGGTCACCAATTCGAAAAACGGGATTCGGAAAAGTTGCTGGATCTTGGAATACAATAGCGATTCTTCTACCACGAATCTTAAGCATCTCGTCAGTATCGAGTTCCAGGATGGGTACCTCGGTGATTTCTCCAGTTTCTTCATCCTTATCGTAGAAACGCACTGAACCTTCTTCGACCATCCCAGGTTTTTCTACAATTCTAAGAATGGACCTTGCGGTGACCGATTTTCCGCAGCCCGTCTCACCCACAAGCCCCATGGTGTCTCCTCTTCTCAGGAACAACTCAACTCCATCGAGAGCCTTTACGACTCCTTCATACGTATAGAAGTTGGTCTTCAGATTATGAACTTCGAGTACTAAATCATCAGGTGTTGCCATTGTGCTACCTCCGTCTTAGCTTAGGATCAAGTATGTCTCTGATACCGTCCCCTACTAGATTGAAAGCTAATGATGTTAACAGAATTGCCATGCCTGGGAAGAAAACAGGCCAGATATTCGAAGTGAAATACAACTGCCCAATCGAAATCATTAATCCCCACTCAGCAACACCAGCAGAAGGACCAAAGCCAATGAAGGAAAGGCCAGCGGCCGTCAGAAGCACAGCACCTGTATCCATCGTAGCTTGAACAATTAGTGGCTGAATAGTATTTGGGATAATATGAAACAGTATGATTCTGCTATCACGGGCACCTACTGACCTCGCCGCTTCTACATAGAGCTTTTCGCGTTCAGCCAAAACCTGTCCACGTACAAGGCGGGCATAAAAAGGCCACCATGTGACCATTAGAGCAACTGAAATGTTGGCCATGCTACGTTCCCCTAGAGCCATTACGATTGCCATTGCGAGAATCAATGATGGAAAGGAAAAGAAAACGTCTGTCACCCTCATTATGACTTCATCTACGGCACCTCCGAAATAGCCTGCAATTGCTCCTAAAGAAACGCCAATAATGATGGCGACAATCACAACCGTAATTGCTATCCTCAGGTCCAGTTGTGCACCCCAGAGTATCCGACTGAAGATATCTCCGCCAGTGTCATCAGTGCCCCAGTAATGGATAGGTCGACCGGATCTAGTACTTTCAGACATCGGAGGTAAATTGGTATCGGCCCAAATCCGCTCCTCGGGACCATATGGTGCGAGCCAAGGAGCCGCTAGAGCACCGGAAATGAAAATGGAAATTATTACAAGTCCGATTAGAACTAGGGGGCTTTTCCTGATCAAATAGAGGCTGTATCGAAGCTCTCTCAAACGAGGTTTCATGTCTTCGATGTAGCTAGGAATCCAGAAGCTCCTTACTTTAGGCAGGAATAATAAGAGGACAGGAATTGCCGCGAGAATAGCCAAATAAGCACCTAAGGGAAAAGAGATTGTCAGAAGGACAACTACTAGGATTGCATTGATGTAGAGGGTAGTTGAAAACGGCCACACTTCTTTTACCAAAATATTGGCGGCTGCGCTAATGGCAACAATTCCTAAGCCAAGAG
It encodes the following:
- a CDS encoding ABC transporter ATP-binding protein, whose product is MATPDDLVLEVHNLKTNFYTYEGVVKALDGVELFLRRGDTMGLVGETGCGKSVTARSILRIVEKPGMVEEGSVRFYDKDEETGEITEVPILELDTDEMLKIRGRRIAIVFQDPATFPNPVFRIGDQIAEVVKLHQDLSRDVLEMKIENLEEALEGDISDERRYDIEQKIKHYESQLDDPPKPDEKDAKKAAKREAIRMLELVRIPSPEKVANQYPHELSGGMRQRALIAMALSCNPSILIADEATTALDVTVQAQVLNLLNDLKKEIGSSIIIITHDLGVVAETCDSVTVMYAGNTVETASTGDLFENPLHPYTTGLLKAIPKLHEDREKLPQIPGTVPNLIEPPSGCRFHPRCDYVTETCKVEKPELREIEPNHWVACHHPLN
- a CDS encoding ABC transporter permease; translation: MPKVRSFWIPSYIEDMKPRLRELRYSLYLIRKSPLVLIGLVIISIFISGALAAPWLAPYGPEERIWADTNLPPMSESTRSGRPIHYWGTDDTGGDIFSRILWGAQLDLRIAITVVIVAIIIGVSLGAIAGYFGGAVDEVIMRVTDVFFSFPSLILAMAIVMALGERSMANISVALMVTWWPFYARLVRGQVLAEREKLYVEAARSVGARDSRIILFHIIPNTIQPLIVQATMDTGAVLLTAAGLSFIGFGPSAGVAEWGLMISIGQLYFTSNIWPVFFPGMAILLTSLAFNLVGDGIRDILDPKLRRR